A single genomic interval of Zingiber officinale cultivar Zhangliang chromosome 4A, Zo_v1.1, whole genome shotgun sequence harbors:
- the LOC121972647 gene encoding putative receptor-like protein kinase At3g47110 codes for MSPLCAPLPVLISLLFASVTAKATISPWPEGDGAALLAFKEKLDDGGGTALLSWNQSSHFCTWQGVTCGRRHLERVTAINLTAAGLTGQISPSIGNLSFLRSIFLNNNSLHGGIPSSIGHLRRLRFLVLRFNSLGEEIPLELVNCSELTIINLHGNRFVGSVPPWLGSFKRLTSLYLSNNSLTGVIPTSLANASSLEVLALHYNHIEGVIPEVLGRLARLRTLNLGVNNLTGTIPTSLYNLTSLQGLGMAVNHLSGELPADFGSKFRNLRKLLLSSNKFSGPFPSSITNCSDLENFELASNNFSGRLPPNMGRLAKLTWFIIFGNHFEAQTANDWDFLASLTNCSNLESVYLQSNNFGGSLPHLVANLSEKLQNLCVSDNLISGSIPPGIGNLAALQRFVLSYNNFIGDIPEGIGRLRHLRVLVLDDNSLSGHIPPTLGNLTLLLILNASLNALRGTLSSIKGLEQLYISHNDLSGGIPLFFQNLSFLYAIDLSFNRLEGPVPTNGVFQNISSFFIAGNNELCGGIQELHLPACPMQHLERKKSKLVPLLIAGSSLCFVLLWIIIFVLIYRRRSKKMQSTPLSSGLDAQYPMISYAELSRSTAGFDAANLIGRGSYGSVYKATLDSENRAVAVKVFDLQQLGSSQSFIAECEALSRIRHRNLDLIKIITCCSSIDLNGDDFKALVFEFMPNKSLDRWLHPNLEEAHHQNARNLRLTEMLNIGIDVAEALDYLHNNCKPPVVHCDLKPSNILLDEEMVAHVGDFGLSKFLPEGMSRCLADRSNSFGLRGTIGYVLPEYGEGSPVSTSGDVYSFGVLLMELLSGKSPLDDMFKDGLNLHTLVETRGVLEIVDPASLLRENGTNSLNSIEECWISLARIGLACTKRMPGDRMHMSDVVAHLRSLRNLFV; via the exons ATGTCTCCGCTGTGCGCACCACTCCCAGTTCTCATCTCCCTCTTGTTTGCGTCGGTCACCGCAAAGGCAACGATCTCCCCGTGGCCGGAAGGCGATGGGGCGGCGCTTCTGGCTTTCAAAGAGAAGCTCGACGATGGCGGAGGCACTGCGCTGTTGTCGTGGAACCAAAGCTCCCATTTCTGCACGTGGCAGGGAGTGACATGCGGCCGTAGGCACCTGGAGAGGGTGACGGCAATAAATCTCACCGCCGCTGGCCTCACGGGCCAGATCTCCCCTTCCATCGGCAACCTCTCCTTCCTCCGAAGCATCTTCCTCAACAACAACTCACTCCATGGCGGCATCCCTTCCTCCATCGGCCACCTCCGGCGCTTGCGGTTCCTCGTCCTCCGATTCAACTCCCTCGGCGAGGAGATCCCTCTAGAGTTGGTCAATTGCTCGGAGCTGACAATAATCAACCTGCATGGCAATCGATTCGTGGGATCTGTTCCGCCCTGGCTCGGCTCCTTCAAGAGGCTTACTAGTCTTTATCTCAGCAACAATAGCCTCACAGGAGTCATACCTACATCGCTCGCCAATGCCTCATCCCTCGAGGTCCTGGCGCTGCACTATAACCACATAGAGGGTGTCATCCCGGAAGTTCTCGGCCGACTTGCCCGACTCCGCACTCTTAATCTCGGCGTCAACAACCTCACAGGTACAATCCCTACTTCGCTCTACAATTTGACCTCTCTGCAAGGCCTCGGCATGGCGGTGAATCACTTGTCCGGGGAACTTCCGGCTGACTTCGGAAGCAAGTTCCGCAATCTGAGAAAGCTTTTATTGAGCAGCAATAAATTCAGCGGACCATTTCCATCTTCCATCACCAACTGCTCCGACCTCGAAAATTTTGAACTCGCATCAAACAATTTCAGCGGGAGATTGCCTCCAAACATGGGAAGATTAGCAAAGCTCACCTGGTTCATCATCTTTGGAAACCACTTTGAAGCACAAACCGCCAATGACTGGGATTTCTTAGCTTCACTGACCAACTGTTCCAACTTAGAGAGTGTCTACCTCCAATCAAACAACTTCGGCGGGTCGCTGCCACATCTCGTCGCCAATTTATCCGAGAAACTTCAAAACTTGTGCGTGTCAGATAATCTGATCTCAGGGAGCATACCACCGGGGATCGGGAACCTGGCGGCCTTGCAAAGATTCGTATTGAGCTATAACAACTTCATCGGCGACATCCCGGAAGGGATTGGCCGTCTCCGACACTTGCGGGTCCTGGTCTTGGATGACAACAGCCTCTCTGGGCACATACCACCCACTCTCGGCAATCTCACACTACTGTTGATTCTCAATGCGTCCCTCAACGCATTGCGAG GGACATTGAGCTCCATCAAGGGGCTAGAACAGTTGTATATTTCGCACAATGATTTGTCAGGCGGCATTCCACTGTTCTTCCAAAACTTGAGTTTTTTATATGCCATTGATCTCTCTTTCAACCGCCTGGAGGGACCAGTTCCGACCAACGGTGTCTTCCAGAACATTTCTAGCTTTTTTATTGCCGGGAACAATGAACTCTGTGGGGGCATTCAAGAACTCCACTTGCCTGCATGCCCCATGCAGCATCTAGAAAGAAAAAAGTCCAAATTGGTTCCGCTTCTAATCGCTGGTTCCAGTCTCTGTTTTGTGTTATTGTGGATCATCATCTTTGTTCTTATTTACCGGAGACGCAGCAAAAAAATGCAATCGACACCATTGTCTTCTGGCTTGGATGCCCAGTACCCAATGATATCGTATGCGGAGTTGTCGAGATCTACAGCAGGATTCGATGCCGCCAATCTAATCGGCAGAGGGAGCTACGGCTCAGTGTACAAAGCGACCTTGGATAGCGAGAACAGAGCTGTTGCCGTGAAGGTGTTCGACCTCCAACAATTGGGATCCTCCCAGAGTTTTATAGCGGAATGCGAGGCTTTAAGTCGCATCCGCCACCGGAATCTTGATCTCATCAAGATCATAACCTGCTGCTCTAGCATCGACTTGAACGGCGACGACTTCAAGGCCTTAGTCTTCGAATTCATGCCCAACAAGAGCTTAGACAGGTGGCTGCACCCAAATCTCGAAGAAGCTCATCATCAAAATGCAAGAAATCTAAGGCTGACAGAGATGTTGAACATAGGAATCGATGTCGCTGAAGCGTTGGATTATCTTCACAACAATTGCAAACCACCGGTGGTCCACTGCGATCTAAAGCCTAGCAACATTCTCCTggacgaggagatggtggctcaTGTTGGCGATTTCGGGCTCTCTAAGTTCCTCCCTGAAGGAATGAGCAGGTGCTTGGCTGACAGAAGCAACTCATTTGGATTGAGAGGCACCATTGGCTATGTCCTTCCAG AGTACGGAGAAGGCAGTCCTGTTTCCACAAGCGGCGATGTCTACAGTTTCGGAGTGCTCCTAATGGAGCTATTGTCAGGGAAGAGCCCTCTGGACGACATGTTTAAGGACGGGCTTAATCTGCACACACTTGTGGAGACGAGAGGAGTCTTGGAGATTGTTGATCCAGCTTCACTCCTGCGTGAAAATGGAACGAACTCGTTGAATAGTATCGAAGAGTGTTGGATTTCCCTTGCAAGGATCGGTCTCGCATGCACCAAACGCATGCCCGGGGATCGAATGCACATGTCCGATGTCGTTGCTCATCTGCGGAGCCTCAGGAATTTGTTCGTCTGA